From the genome of Bordetella sp. H567, one region includes:
- a CDS encoding lipopolysaccharide biosynthesis protein, whose product MRALVRKYISGNASFWGLMEYGLGPMIALAATPILLRQLGTVGFGQFAMIMALAGFGNVANLGAAVTGTKLVSERLHEPGGAMHGAGVSFALVACALAFVAALALLAWGGVSWLWPHATFGGIAVSTLALPALAVYLSQQFDQLFTGCLKGREAFATTALCEVGGRLTAYTVTCGAAMLTHSPTLVSLTQAGGLLATGLIKMHLFARRDGHYAVRPLPDRGAMGAAFRFSRWSWLNSLSAVAFGSVDRILVGSLLGPATLAIYTVGAQVGQMIHTASVAVFQKTMPRVSHLAAGADGERAVSREVRRLMAVNLTLSILGTTVALAVSGPALSLMLGHAYTPGHLATFRLLIVAAGLLSLNVVAHFSLLGMGNSRAVAVLNGLAGVSMVCVLFLLVAPVGESAAGWARIAYSLTTLYGIYLALRQSRPPPFVPAHTATR is encoded by the coding sequence ATGCGTGCGCTCGTCAGGAAATACATCTCGGGCAATGCCTCCTTCTGGGGCTTGATGGAATACGGGCTGGGGCCGATGATCGCCCTGGCGGCCACGCCTATCCTGCTGCGGCAGCTGGGCACGGTAGGCTTCGGCCAGTTCGCCATGATCATGGCGCTGGCCGGCTTCGGCAACGTCGCCAACCTGGGCGCGGCGGTCACCGGCACCAAGCTGGTTTCCGAGCGCCTGCACGAGCCGGGCGGCGCCATGCACGGCGCCGGCGTCAGCTTTGCCCTGGTGGCCTGCGCGCTGGCCTTCGTCGCGGCGCTCGCGCTGCTGGCCTGGGGCGGCGTGTCGTGGCTGTGGCCCCACGCCACCTTCGGCGGCATCGCGGTGTCGACGCTGGCGCTCCCCGCGCTGGCCGTCTACCTGAGCCAGCAGTTCGACCAGCTGTTCACCGGCTGCCTGAAGGGACGCGAGGCCTTTGCCACCACGGCCCTGTGCGAGGTCGGCGGGCGCCTCACCGCCTATACGGTCACCTGCGGCGCAGCCATGCTCACGCACTCGCCCACGCTGGTCAGCCTGACCCAGGCCGGCGGCCTGCTCGCCACGGGGCTGATCAAGATGCACCTGTTCGCGCGACGCGATGGCCATTACGCGGTCCGTCCGCTGCCGGACCGCGGCGCGATGGGCGCGGCCTTCCGCTTTTCGCGCTGGTCCTGGTTGAACAGCCTGAGCGCCGTCGCCTTCGGATCGGTGGACCGCATCCTGGTGGGCTCGCTGCTGGGCCCGGCCACCCTGGCCATCTATACGGTAGGCGCGCAAGTGGGGCAGATGATCCACACCGCGTCGGTGGCCGTATTCCAGAAAACCATGCCGCGCGTCAGCCACCTGGCCGCCGGCGCCGACGGCGAGCGCGCGGTGTCGCGCGAAGTACGCCGGCTGATGGCGGTGAACCTGACCTTGTCCATCCTGGGCACCACGGTCGCGCTCGCGGTCAGCGGACCGGCGCTCTCCCTGATGCTGGGCCATGCCTACACGCCCGGACACCTGGCGACCTTCCGCCTGCTGATCGTGGCCGCCGGCTTGCTCTCGCTGAACGTGGTGGCGCATTTCTCGCTGCTGGGCATGGGCAACAGCCGCGCGGTGGCGGTCCTGAACGGCCTGGCGGGCGTCAGCATGGTTTGCGTGCTGTTCCTGCTTGTCGCGCCGGTGGGCGAGAGCGCGGCCGGATGGGCCCGCATCGCCTACTCGCTGACGACGCTCTATGGAATCTATCTTGCCTTGCGCCAGTCGCGCCCCCCACCTTTCGTCCCCGCCCACACCGCAACACGTTAG
- a CDS encoding GDP-mannose mannosyl hydrolase: MSIERQAAHAGGRLSEEHFRAAVDMLPLVSIDLLVRDPRGRYLLGLRGNPPAQGRWFVPGGRIRKGEALAQALRRLADEELGMSLPPVRWRLRGVYEHFYDVNFAGESGMSTHYVVLAYQVQLPSGPLAAALPATQHLGYRWDTPEDAATDPDVHPYTKAYFTEQHP; this comes from the coding sequence ATGTCTATTGAGCGGCAGGCGGCCCATGCCGGAGGCAGGCTGAGCGAGGAGCACTTTCGCGCCGCCGTGGACATGCTCCCCCTGGTCTCCATCGACCTGCTGGTGCGCGACCCGCGCGGCCGCTATCTGCTGGGCCTGCGCGGCAATCCGCCCGCGCAGGGCCGGTGGTTCGTTCCGGGCGGCCGCATCCGCAAGGGCGAGGCCTTGGCGCAGGCCCTGCGGCGCCTGGCGGATGAAGAACTCGGCATGTCGCTGCCGCCGGTGCGCTGGCGCCTGCGCGGCGTCTACGAACACTTCTACGACGTCAACTTCGCCGGTGAATCCGGCATGTCGACGCATTACGTGGTGCTGGCATACCAGGTCCAGCTGCCATCCGGCCCGCTGGCCGCGGCCCTGCCCGCGACCCAGCACCTGGGCTACCGCTGGGACACCCCCGAGGATGCCGCGACGGACCCGGACGTGCACCCCTATACGAAGGCCTATTTCACGGAGCAACACCCATGA
- a CDS encoding glycosyltransferase family 2 protein has protein sequence MRKRHLKSTRELVNFVSRLQVPPPPPDSDSLPKITIVTPSYNQARFLERTILSVLNQGYPKLEYIIMDGGSTDGSVEIIRKYESHLAYWESKKDRGQSHAINKGFAMATGDYVGWQNSDDLYCRGALVKLGRAASAHRPPIVNGHLYIADADNRVFRRVYYTPLTRAKLAVIRASIPNQVALFRRDCLERHGLLKEEMRYCMDLELWSRLLHDGPNMIVPSAMGVYTVHEETKTALLQDVLERERDQIVGDIRATEAGIGPLFGLSCRAAKVAAHARQGDLDYLFDKLLNKVAGRDDWNAR, from the coding sequence ATGCGCAAGCGCCATTTGAAATCCACCCGCGAGCTGGTCAACTTCGTCAGCCGGCTGCAGGTGCCCCCGCCGCCGCCGGACAGCGACAGCCTGCCGAAGATCACCATCGTCACGCCTTCGTACAACCAGGCGCGCTTTCTGGAGCGCACCATCCTGTCCGTCCTGAACCAGGGGTATCCCAAGCTGGAATACATCATCATGGACGGCGGCTCCACCGATGGCAGCGTGGAGATCATCCGCAAGTACGAATCGCACCTGGCCTATTGGGAAAGCAAGAAGGACCGCGGACAGTCGCATGCCATCAACAAGGGCTTCGCCATGGCCACCGGCGACTACGTCGGCTGGCAGAATTCCGACGACCTGTATTGCCGCGGCGCGCTCGTCAAGCTGGGACGCGCCGCGTCCGCGCACCGTCCGCCCATCGTCAACGGACACCTGTACATCGCGGACGCCGACAACCGCGTCTTCAGGCGGGTGTACTACACCCCCTTGACGCGCGCCAAGCTGGCCGTGATCCGCGCCTCCATCCCCAACCAGGTCGCGCTGTTCCGCCGCGACTGTCTGGAGCGCCACGGCCTGCTCAAGGAAGAGATGCGCTATTGCATGGACCTGGAACTGTGGAGCCGCCTGCTGCACGACGGGCCCAACATGATCGTGCCCTCCGCCATGGGCGTCTATACCGTGCATGAGGAAACCAAGACCGCCCTGCTGCAGGACGTGCTGGAACGAGAGCGCGACCAGATCGTCGGCGACATCCGGGCCACCGAGGCCGGCATCGGACCGCTGTTCGGCCTGTCGTGCCGGGCGGCGAAAGTGGCCGCCCACGCCCGCCAGGGAGACCTGGACTATCTGTTCGACAAGCTGCTGAACAAAGTAGCCGGTCGCGACGACTGGAACGCGCGCTAG
- the gmd gene encoding GDP-mannose 4,6-dehydratase has product MPKRALITGITGQDGAYLAEFLLGKGYEVHGIKRRASLFNTARIDHLYQDPHTSPRNFVLHHGDMTDACSLIRIVQAVQPDEIYNLAAQSHVGVSFEEPEYTANADGLGTLRLLEAMRILKMEDRTRLYQASTSELYGLVQEVPQRETTPFYPRSPYAVAKLYAYWICVNYREAYGMYACNGILFNHESPRRGETFVTRKITRALARIALGLEDCLYLGNLSALRDWGHARDYVEMQWLMLQQDKPEDFVIATGMQYSVRDFINIAARELGLLLAWEGEGVNETATVLLSPAYEAVKPGQVIVRVDPRYFRPTEVETLLGDPTKAREKLGWTPRTSFEGLVKEMIASDLKEAQRDALVEQNGYEVYAYKE; this is encoded by the coding sequence ATGCCAAAACGGGCACTGATTACGGGAATTACCGGCCAGGACGGCGCCTATCTCGCCGAATTCCTCCTGGGCAAAGGCTATGAGGTGCACGGCATCAAGCGCCGCGCCTCGCTTTTCAATACGGCCCGTATCGATCACCTGTACCAGGATCCCCATACCAGCCCGCGCAACTTCGTGCTGCATCACGGCGACATGACCGACGCCTGCAGCCTGATCCGCATCGTGCAGGCCGTCCAGCCGGACGAGATCTACAACCTGGCCGCGCAGAGCCATGTGGGGGTCTCGTTCGAGGAACCCGAATACACCGCCAATGCCGACGGCCTGGGCACGCTGCGCCTGCTGGAAGCCATGCGCATCCTGAAAATGGAGGATCGTACCCGCCTGTACCAGGCCTCGACCTCCGAACTCTACGGCCTGGTGCAGGAAGTCCCGCAACGGGAGACCACGCCTTTCTATCCGCGCAGCCCCTACGCGGTGGCCAAGCTGTATGCGTACTGGATCTGCGTGAACTATCGCGAAGCCTACGGCATGTATGCGTGCAACGGCATCCTGTTCAACCACGAATCGCCGCGCCGCGGGGAAACCTTCGTCACGCGCAAGATTACCCGGGCCCTGGCGCGCATCGCCCTGGGACTGGAGGATTGCCTCTACCTGGGCAACCTGTCCGCGCTGCGCGACTGGGGACACGCACGCGACTACGTCGAGATGCAATGGCTGATGCTGCAGCAGGACAAGCCGGAAGACTTCGTCATCGCCACCGGGATGCAGTACAGCGTGCGCGACTTCATCAACATCGCCGCGCGAGAACTCGGCCTGCTGCTGGCCTGGGAAGGCGAAGGGGTGAACGAGACGGCCACCGTGCTGCTCAGCCCCGCCTACGAGGCCGTCAAGCCGGGCCAGGTCATCGTGCGGGTGGATCCGCGTTACTTCCGCCCGACCGAGGTCGAGACGCTGCTGGGCGATCCGACCAAGGCGCGCGAGAAGCTGGGCTGGACGCCGCGCACCTCTTTCGAGGGCCTGGTCAAGGAAATGATCGCCAGCGACCTGAAGGAAGCGCAACGCGACGCGCTGGTCGAGCAGAACGGCTACGAAGTCTACGCCTACAAGGAATAG
- the fcl gene encoding GDP-L-fucose synthase — protein sequence MADLDQHVFVAGHRGMVGSAIERELRQRGYRNIVTRVHSELDLENQNQVNRFFCTQRVDTVYLAAAKVGGILANQNHPVDFLYRNLMMECNIIHAAYAAGVRRLLFLGSSCIYPKLAPQPMSEDALLTGPLEPTNEPYAIAKIAGLKLCEAYNRQYGARYLCAMPTNLYGPNDNYDLESSHVLPALIRKFHEAREHGSPTVTIWGTGKPRREFLHVDDLARACVTLMESEQAQGVYNIGLGTDVSIAELAAMVAQAVGYQGELVYDTSKPDGTPRKLLDVSRIHALGWRAEMGLRQGIQSTYHDYLRHAPRQALPLA from the coding sequence ATGGCTGACCTGGATCAACACGTCTTCGTCGCCGGCCATCGCGGCATGGTCGGCTCCGCCATCGAGCGGGAACTGCGCCAGCGCGGCTATCGGAACATCGTTACGCGCGTGCATAGCGAACTGGATCTGGAGAACCAGAACCAGGTCAACCGCTTCTTCTGTACACAGCGCGTGGACACGGTCTACCTGGCCGCCGCGAAAGTGGGCGGGATCCTGGCCAACCAGAACCATCCCGTCGACTTCCTGTACCGCAACCTGATGATGGAATGCAACATCATCCACGCCGCCTACGCCGCGGGCGTGCGCCGCCTGCTCTTCCTAGGATCATCGTGCATCTATCCCAAGCTGGCGCCCCAGCCCATGAGCGAGGACGCGCTGCTGACCGGCCCGCTGGAACCCACCAACGAGCCCTATGCCATCGCCAAGATCGCGGGACTGAAGCTGTGCGAAGCCTACAACCGCCAATATGGCGCGCGTTACCTGTGCGCCATGCCGACCAATCTCTACGGGCCGAACGACAACTACGACCTGGAAAGCAGCCACGTGCTGCCGGCGCTGATCCGCAAGTTCCACGAGGCGCGCGAACACGGCTCGCCCACGGTCACCATCTGGGGCACCGGCAAGCCGCGCCGCGAATTCCTGCACGTGGACGACCTGGCGCGCGCCTGCGTGACGCTGATGGAATCGGAACAGGCCCAAGGCGTCTACAACATCGGGCTGGGTACCGACGTATCGATCGCGGAACTGGCCGCCATGGTGGCGCAGGCGGTCGGCTACCAGGGGGAACTGGTCTACGACACCAGCAAGCCGGACGGCACACCGCGCAAGCTGCTGGACGTCAGCCGCATCCATGCCCTGGGGTGGCGTGCGGAAATGGGACTGCGCCAGGGCATCCAGTCCACCTATCACGACTATCTGCGCCATGCCCCGCGGCAGGCGCTGCCGCTTGCCTAG
- a CDS encoding polysaccharide biosynthesis/export family protein yields MNTILRTLCRGGLMVALVSLLGACAFAPGMRYKPDFLVDPNDPNSRVEVKAITPRLALEETRAREQPVNDNVRQLIGTAKPYVIGPGDILSIVVWDHPELVLPTQTYSIGTGPTELTFGDTGAGIPGYPVSSDGYIQFPYVGLVKVVGLTEAQVRTNLIRGSANYIQDPQITVRVLGYRSKRVFVEGEVKTPGPLPITDVPMTLPQAINTAGGALATADRSRVYVTRNGQTTRVDLPMLQQAGIDPTAILLQPNDIVRVVPRDENKVYVMGEVTQPLALTMHDGVLTLGDALGETGGPSQLTSEPADIYVVRALPNATPEVFRLNSASPQAMAVAQKFPLQSKDVVFVDAGNLVRWNRFISLLFPSAQTVQTVDSVRK; encoded by the coding sequence ATGAACACGATCCTTCGCACGCTATGCCGGGGCGGCCTTATGGTCGCTCTGGTTTCGCTCTTGGGCGCCTGCGCATTCGCGCCGGGCATGCGTTATAAGCCCGACTTCCTGGTCGATCCGAACGATCCGAATTCGCGCGTCGAGGTCAAGGCGATCACGCCACGGCTTGCGCTGGAAGAAACACGTGCGCGCGAACAGCCGGTCAACGATAACGTTCGTCAACTTATCGGCACGGCGAAGCCCTATGTGATCGGCCCCGGCGACATCCTTTCGATCGTTGTCTGGGACCACCCTGAACTAGTCCTTCCGACGCAAACCTACAGCATCGGCACGGGGCCGACCGAACTCACCTTTGGGGATACGGGGGCCGGCATTCCGGGCTATCCCGTGTCCTCGGATGGCTACATTCAGTTCCCCTATGTAGGCCTTGTGAAGGTAGTCGGGCTTACGGAGGCGCAGGTTCGTACCAACCTCATACGCGGCTCGGCCAACTATATTCAGGATCCTCAAATCACGGTGCGCGTGCTAGGTTATCGCAGCAAACGCGTATTCGTGGAAGGCGAGGTAAAGACGCCGGGGCCGCTGCCCATCACTGATGTGCCCATGACCTTGCCGCAAGCCATCAACACGGCGGGCGGGGCGCTTGCTACGGCGGATCGCAGCCGCGTCTACGTGACGCGTAACGGTCAAACGACACGCGTGGATTTGCCGATGCTTCAGCAGGCGGGGATCGATCCGACCGCCATCCTGCTGCAGCCCAACGACATTGTTCGCGTCGTTCCGCGCGACGAGAACAAGGTCTATGTAATGGGAGAAGTAACGCAGCCCCTGGCGTTGACCATGCACGACGGCGTACTGACGTTGGGCGATGCCTTGGGCGAGACCGGAGGTCCCAGTCAACTGACCAGCGAGCCCGCGGACATCTATGTCGTCCGCGCCCTGCCCAACGCAACACCGGAGGTATTCCGCCTGAACAGTGCATCGCCCCAGGCCATGGCAGTCGCCCAGAAGTTCCCGCTGCAGTCCAAGGACGTGGTCTTTGTCGACGCGGGCAACCTGGTGCGGTGGAATCGCTTTATCTCGCTCTTGTTCCCCAGCGCGCAGACGGTCCAGACCGTGGACTCGGTGCGCAAATAG
- a CDS encoding mannose-1-phosphate guanylyltransferase/mannose-6-phosphate isomerase has product MTRPYPEFRPVILCGGSGSRLWPLSRELLPKQFIRLTGERSLLQNTVMRLANNADARRPLLVCNDAHRFIAAEQMQELDGIQPELLLEPCARNTAPAIAAAALRAMRDGDDPVMLVVPSDHVMEEGEALRTAFRVAHEAASDGALVTFGVRPTAPLTGYGYLRTEASDNAWRRVEAFVEKPNAERAAQFLRDGGYYWNSGMFAFRASVFVQELERLAPAMLDAVRAAVRAGVGDDAAFRLDAAAFATCPSDSIDYAIMERTDSAVAVPLDAGWSDVGAWDAVWDIAAKCPEGNSTSGDVVIEDSRNCLVHATNRLVATIGLDNIVVIETADAVLVVHKDHTQDVKRVVETFRAQHRSEMEHHREVRRPWGSYDSIGQGPRYQIKRITVKPGARLSSQMHHHRAEHWVVVSGTARIHNGDRTFLLTENQSTYIPLGEVHCLENPGKIPLELIEVQSGAYLGEDDIVRFEDMYGRV; this is encoded by the coding sequence ATGACTCGACCCTATCCCGAGTTTCGCCCCGTCATACTGTGCGGCGGATCCGGTTCTCGCCTGTGGCCGCTATCGCGCGAGCTGCTGCCCAAGCAGTTCATCCGCCTGACGGGTGAACGCAGCCTGCTGCAGAACACCGTGATGCGCCTGGCCAACAATGCCGACGCACGGCGGCCGCTGCTGGTGTGCAACGACGCCCACCGTTTCATCGCCGCCGAGCAGATGCAGGAGCTGGACGGAATCCAGCCGGAGCTGCTGCTGGAACCCTGCGCCCGTAATACGGCGCCGGCCATCGCCGCGGCGGCCCTGCGCGCCATGCGCGACGGCGACGATCCCGTCATGCTGGTGGTGCCTTCGGATCACGTGATGGAGGAAGGCGAAGCGCTGCGCACGGCTTTCCGCGTGGCGCACGAGGCGGCCAGCGACGGCGCGCTGGTGACCTTCGGGGTGCGCCCCACGGCCCCGCTGACGGGCTACGGCTACCTGCGTACGGAAGCTTCCGACAACGCCTGGCGCCGTGTCGAGGCCTTTGTCGAGAAGCCGAACGCGGAACGCGCCGCGCAGTTCCTGCGCGATGGCGGCTACTACTGGAACAGCGGGATGTTCGCCTTCCGCGCCTCCGTGTTCGTGCAGGAGCTGGAGCGGCTGGCGCCGGCCATGCTGGACGCGGTGCGCGCCGCGGTGCGAGCCGGCGTGGGCGACGACGCGGCCTTCCGCCTGGACGCGGCGGCCTTCGCCACCTGCCCCAGCGACTCGATCGACTACGCGATCATGGAGCGCACCGACAGTGCCGTCGCCGTGCCGCTGGACGCCGGCTGGAGCGACGTGGGCGCCTGGGACGCCGTGTGGGATATCGCCGCCAAGTGCCCCGAGGGCAACTCCACGTCGGGCGACGTGGTCATCGAGGATTCGCGCAATTGCCTGGTGCATGCCACCAACCGGCTGGTGGCCACCATCGGCCTGGACAACATCGTGGTGATTGAGACCGCGGACGCCGTGCTGGTGGTGCACAAGGACCATACGCAGGACGTCAAGCGCGTGGTGGAGACCTTCCGCGCCCAGCATCGCTCCGAGATGGAGCATCACCGCGAGGTGCGGCGCCCGTGGGGTTCCTATGATTCCATCGGCCAGGGTCCGCGCTACCAGATCAAGCGCATCACCGTGAAGCCGGGCGCACGCCTGTCGTCACAGATGCATCATCACCGCGCGGAACACTGGGTAGTGGTATCGGGCACCGCGCGCATCCACAACGGCGATCGCACCTTCCTGTTGACCGAAAACCAATCGACCTACATCCCCCTGGGCGAGGTCCACTGCCTGGAGAACCCCGGCAAGATCCCCCTGGAACTCATCGAAGTGCAATCGGGCGCCTACCTCGGCGAGGACGACATCGTGCGTTTCGAGGATATGTACGGGCGCGTATGA
- a CDS encoding undecaprenyl-phosphate glucose phosphotransferase, producing MDTSSVNVSGRLADTSLLFRLTDAAVVASVGLVATAWLDVRQGPDVAPIHAMLVYLCSFCTIALFPAFRLYSSWRGRSLFDLSVRSFAAWTAVFALGILISFVNHQVGAISRMWALAWYAGTAGGLVGLRLIVHGILREARDRGLDRKRVAMIGFGTLGHDLWRRAAAARGTGYDIVGIHVNTKEHLPAQVRRIESLKDLPAFIRQQEVREVWIALPVENSQLVREAIYHLRHDCIDVRWIPDLMSVRLLGHRVDEFLGVPAIELNSLPAAGIRGLAKEIFDRVFASCVLFGLSPVLLTIALLIKLTSRGPVLFTQKRLGVDGKVFNVYKFRSMTVHHEKHGTVTQATRDDARVTSIGAFLRRTSLDELPQFINVLRGEMSVVGPRPHALEHNEQYKDVVARYMMRHRVKPGITGWAQVNGYRGQTDTVNKMRSRVEFDLYYIQNWTFLMDLRIIAKTAVSGWTGKNVY from the coding sequence ATGGACACTTCGTCGGTGAATGTATCGGGCAGGCTTGCCGATACGAGTCTGTTGTTTCGATTGACCGATGCCGCTGTCGTCGCGAGCGTCGGACTGGTCGCGACCGCATGGCTCGATGTCCGCCAAGGACCGGATGTCGCACCCATACATGCGATGCTGGTGTATCTGTGCAGCTTCTGCACCATCGCGCTTTTCCCCGCGTTTCGTCTATACAGTTCATGGCGAGGCCGCAGCCTGTTCGATCTGTCCGTGCGGAGCTTCGCCGCGTGGACCGCCGTGTTCGCGCTGGGCATTCTTATCAGCTTCGTGAACCACCAGGTCGGTGCGATATCGCGCATGTGGGCACTGGCGTGGTACGCCGGCACGGCCGGGGGCCTGGTGGGACTGCGCCTCATCGTGCACGGCATCCTGCGCGAAGCGCGCGATCGCGGCCTGGATCGCAAGCGCGTCGCGATGATCGGCTTCGGCACCTTGGGCCACGACCTGTGGCGGCGCGCCGCCGCGGCGCGTGGCACCGGCTACGACATCGTCGGCATCCACGTCAATACCAAGGAGCACCTGCCGGCGCAGGTCCGTCGCATCGAATCGCTCAAGGACTTGCCGGCCTTCATCCGCCAACAGGAAGTACGCGAAGTCTGGATCGCGCTGCCCGTCGAAAACAGCCAGCTGGTGCGCGAAGCGATCTACCACTTGCGCCATGACTGCATCGATGTCCGCTGGATACCCGACCTGATGTCGGTGCGGCTGCTGGGACACCGCGTGGACGAATTCCTGGGCGTTCCGGCCATCGAATTGAACAGTCTTCCCGCCGCCGGCATACGCGGGCTGGCCAAGGAAATCTTCGACCGCGTGTTCGCATCCTGCGTGCTGTTCGGCCTGTCGCCGGTGCTGCTGACGATCGCGTTGCTGATCAAGCTGACCTCGCGCGGCCCCGTATTGTTCACGCAGAAGCGCCTGGGCGTGGACGGCAAGGTGTTCAACGTCTACAAGTTCCGCAGCATGACGGTGCACCACGAGAAGCACGGCACCGTCACGCAGGCCACGCGCGACGATGCGCGGGTAACCTCCATCGGCGCCTTCCTGCGCCGGACCAGCCTTGACGAACTGCCGCAGTTCATCAACGTGCTGCGCGGCGAGATGTCGGTGGTGGGCCCGCGTCCGCACGCGCTGGAGCACAACGAGCAATACAAGGATGTGGTGGCCCGCTACATGATGCGCCATCGCGTCAAGCCCGGCATTACCGGCTGGGCGCAGGTGAACGGCTATCGCGGGCAGACCGACACCGTCAACAAGATGCGCAGCCGCGTCGAGTTCGATCTGTATTACATCCAGAACTGGACCTTCCTGATGGACCTGCGCATCATCGCCAAGACCGCCGTGTCGGGCTGGACAGGAAAAAATGTCTATTGA